In Lycium barbarum isolate Lr01 chromosome 9, ASM1917538v2, whole genome shotgun sequence, the DNA window TATTATGTTGTGCAAGTTAATTGATTATCTTACATAATAACTATGCACCGACGGCATAAACATATTACGAAATCAAGTCAGCTcatagaaataatttttttgcatTGCTGTTGTATATAACTTAAAACATAGGATCTTTTCGTCGAGATTTTTTTCATATACCTTTTAAATATTCTGAATTGTGATTATTGTAAATTACAatatttttatgtagtttttaaatatgtaaagtTAATCTAATATTTTGAAGATTTAATATCCTTATTTACACTAAAAATTAGATAGTTTGACAGTCGTACTCCGAATCGTCtcaattgggacggagggagttcTGTGCAAGTTATTTGGTTATCTTAGCTAAAAGGGTGTGACAATTAGGTACCTTGTTGGTCACTAAACAATCTTTTGCAACGGTATAAGTTTTCTTCCTGTTTGATAAAGTTTGAGGATCATCTTCTTTTTTTGGctgtatatgtttttttttttttttttttcaggtgAAGCGCTTGGAGGTAACTCATTTCCTCCGCCATATTTAGCACCTAATGTGGAGTCAAATGCCACGGATATTGGAATTAATTATGCTTCAGGTGCTTCAGGAATATTGGATGCAACCGGAACTCTTTTTGTTAGTACCATTTCTTTCTCCGTTTTTGTCTaaaatttaacttatatacaccgACACTATAACTAATGTATTTTGAACTTGTCCTAGCAGGTACAATGTCCTACTTTACACGTTAATTTCAACTTTGATATCCGTTACCAGTAATTATCATTTAGATGATAtgatacaaaataaaaaaaactgaTGGATTAATTACTACTTATAACACATGTTGCAGATAGGAAGAGTGCCATTAAGTGAACAGATCAGTAATTTTgagcaaagcagaagatacataGTGAAGGCAATGGGAGAGATAAACGCAAAGAGATTCTTAAAGAAAGCATTGTTTTCTGTAACTATTGGGTCTAACGATGTTATTAACTATTTCCAACCATCTATCCCTTTTCTGAGTGAAAAGGTTTCTCCAACCACATTCCAAGATTTTCTAGTTTCTAACTTGACTATGAACCTTCAGGTACTCTATACACATTACTTCTTGTTCCTGCTTTTGgtaactactccctccgttttaatttatgtgtaaCATTTTCGTTTTAGTCCATTCCAAAAAGAATATTCTCTGTTCCAAGTTATGTGAAGGGGCCCCGAGTAGGAGAGTTAAAACACTTGATTTTCGAtgtaatacatacatacatacatacatacatatatatatatatatatatatatatatatatatatatatatatatatatgtatgtatgtatgtaaacCACTTGAAAAATACTacaagtatctatagctaatgattcaaaatatttttttaaaaaaagtttgagAAAGTCGTACTCAAAGAAAACCGTTTGATTCTCTAAATAGTTATATCTTCATATAAAATGAGATAGAGGGAACAATAACTTTCTAAATTTGAAAAACAGTTTAACTTATAGTTCATATTTTACCTATAATAACATGCTTTCACACAAACTTTGGCCCAAAAATTTATTaacatcttttttattttttgtagcGACTGCATAAATTGGGGGCTCGAAAATTTGTAGTAGTTGGTGTAGGACCTCTTGGGTGCATTCCGTTTATTCGTGCCATCAGACTAATACCAAAGGGTAAATGCTCTATCGAGGTAAACACATTAATCAGGAACTACAATAAGAAACTCAAGGTAGAGCTAGATCGATTGAACAAAGACATGGGACCTAAAGCCATCTTCATATATGCAAACTCATATGATGTTTTCAGAGAGATCATACTAAATCATAAACAGCACGGTAAGTTTTTCCTTCCTCGAACTATGTGATCATCtcatttaaaaagtaaaaatgttAGAGAATACACATACTCTTTATTTACTAAATTATGTTTTCAATATGACGTGTGAGCTTGGTTGTTTTTTAAGAGCTGAGCACGTGGAAATTAATTATAGCAGTGACACTCGAACTGATAACCTGTTACCTGCTCTATTAAAATGTTGAAGTGTGATCGACTCATCTAAAAGTTGGTGAGACAATTCAATACCATTAGCTAGTGGTAGTGATGGTGTCCAGATCTAGCCTTAAAGCATTGGATTCATGTGAACCCAATAACTTATACCTAAATCATGTATTTGTATTAAGAGATTCACTAAATGTTCATATTGAGTTGTGAACCCTTTTTTTATTATATACTATTAACTAAATCTccgaccccgcgcatagcgggagcttagtgcaccggactgACCTTTtttattaacttgagatcattgcaggaacccataaatttcaaattcTAAACGCGCTTGGTGAACATTTAATTTGTTAACAACGTTTTGGTTTTGTGAAATTTGTAGGATTTGAGAATGCTGATGGGCCATGTTGTGGAGGAAATTTTCCGCCATTTGTTTGTTACAAGGGGAAAAATGCAAATACAAGCTCAGTGATGTGTGATGACAGAGGAAAATATGTGTTTTGGGATGCCTATCATCCTACAGAAGCTGCTAATATTATAGTTGCTAAAAAGTTCTTGAATGGTGATGCTAGTGTAATTTCTCCCATTAACATTCGTCACCTTCTCCATTATGTTTCCTATTGAATAATGATATTAATTAGATCGGAGTTACATATTGTTAACTACACTTGGTTGTACTTATCTAATAGGTGATGGATGTTGAAGTAGATGCAAATTCTGTTGAGAcataatataattaagtaattaaagtattttttttaacagTTTAAGCTTTTAGATCATCACACACTTAAACATGAAATCAGAGCAGGCATCATATGAT includes these proteins:
- the LOC132612334 gene encoding GDSL esterase/lipase At5g41890, coding for MLTLKGLILLLLIKITYIETMYIFHDLATFPCFTMTIIFIFQMLYILPLCSSSAATFVFGDSLVDAGNNNFLFTFSKADSPPYGIDFKPSHGKPTGRFTNGRTISDIVGEALGGNSFPPPYLAPNVESNATDIGINYASGASGILDATGTLFIGRVPLSEQISNFEQSRRYIVKAMGEINAKRFLKKALFSVTIGSNDVINYFQPSIPFLSEKVSPTTFQDFLVSNLTMNLQRLHKLGARKFVVVGVGPLGCIPFIRAIRLIPKGKCSIEVNTLIRNYNKKLKVELDRLNKDMGPKAIFIYANSYDVFREIILNHKQHGFENADGPCCGGNFPPFVCYKGKNANTSSVMCDDRGKYVFWDAYHPTEAANIIVAKKFLNGDASVISPINIRHLLHYVSY